The following are encoded together in the Pseudodesulfovibrio indicus genome:
- a CDS encoding branched-chain amino acid transaminase: MVQKSETIWFNGKQVPWDEANVHVLTHALHYGTAVFEGIRAYECADGSSEVFRLHEHMVRLVNSAKILGLVLPYTADELCEAAVETLKRNKLAGAYVRPLVFVGEGAMGVHPGQNPIETIIAAWPWGAYLGEEALEKGIKVKVSTFNRHHVNVMMTKAKASGNYVNSVLAKTEAVADGYDEAILLDTTGHVSEGSGENLFMVLNDIIYTPHTDGVLGGLTRDSIISLAGDLGYEVREEPITRDMLYTADEVFFTGTAAELTPISSIDRRQIGNGAAGPVAKLLQTEFFKIVKGENQDYEHWLYRYQV; the protein is encoded by the coding sequence ATGGTTCAGAAATCCGAAACCATCTGGTTCAACGGCAAACAGGTTCCCTGGGACGAGGCCAACGTCCACGTCCTGACCCACGCCCTGCATTACGGCACCGCCGTTTTCGAGGGCATCCGCGCCTACGAGTGCGCCGACGGTTCGTCCGAGGTCTTCCGCCTGCACGAGCACATGGTCCGCCTGGTCAATTCCGCCAAGATCCTCGGCCTGGTCCTGCCGTACACCGCCGACGAGCTGTGCGAGGCCGCCGTCGAGACCCTGAAGCGCAACAAGCTGGCCGGTGCCTATGTCCGGCCCCTGGTCTTCGTGGGCGAGGGCGCCATGGGCGTCCATCCCGGACAGAACCCCATCGAGACCATCATCGCGGCCTGGCCCTGGGGCGCGTACCTCGGCGAGGAGGCCCTGGAGAAGGGCATCAAGGTCAAGGTCAGCACCTTCAACCGCCACCACGTCAACGTCATGATGACCAAGGCCAAGGCCTCGGGCAACTACGTCAACTCCGTGCTGGCCAAGACCGAAGCCGTGGCCGACGGCTACGACGAGGCGATCCTGCTCGACACCACCGGCCACGTGTCCGAAGGGTCCGGCGAGAACCTCTTCATGGTCCTCAACGACATCATCTACACCCCGCACACCGACGGCGTGCTGGGCGGCCTGACCCGCGACTCCATCATCAGCCTGGCCGGAGACCTGGGATACGAGGTCCGCGAGGAGCCCATCACCCGCGACATGCTCTACACCGCCGACGAGGTCTTCTTCACCGGCACCGCCGCCGAGCTGACTCCCATCAGCTCCATCGATCGCCGCCAGATCGGCAACGGCGCGGCCGGTCCGGTGGCCAAGCTGCTCCAGACCGAGTTCTTCAAGATCGTCAAGGGCGAAAACCAGGACTACGAGCACTGGCTCTACCGCTACCAGGTTTAA
- a CDS encoding homoserine dehydrogenase, whose protein sequence is MDRIRLGLAGFGTVGSGLAKILDMNAGRIEKRLGKKIEIEKVLVRDLNKKRAFDPGPGVAFTADPADLINDPDIDIVVELMGGLDTARDLMLKAFAAGKHVVTANKHLLAEHGLELFDAAAKSGVGLMFEASCAGGIPIVQTLKESLAGDEVVKMLGIMNGTANYILSEMTTKGMDFETALADAQDLGYAEADPTFDIEGFDTAHKLCVLIRMAYGADYPLSEIPVQGITSVTPMDIDFAREFGYRIKLLAHVMDVNGRLEAGVHPALVPYTYLLARVGGNYNAVRLEGNAVGPIMLHGQGAGDLPTGSAVLADIMNLARKMGQECSLFDNTGFNNAPIRRADILPPEESESKYYFRFTVADRTGVMAAITRSMADHNVSIAQAVQKGEGGAEGIPLVIITHETSARNADAVLAAVDAMDFTVEPCVRFRIL, encoded by the coding sequence ATGGATCGTATCAGACTCGGCCTGGCCGGTTTCGGCACCGTCGGCTCCGGCCTTGCCAAAATACTCGACATGAATGCGGGGCGCATCGAGAAGCGCCTCGGCAAAAAGATTGAAATAGAAAAGGTCCTGGTCCGCGACCTGAACAAGAAGCGGGCCTTCGATCCCGGCCCGGGCGTGGCGTTCACCGCCGATCCCGCGGACCTGATCAACGATCCGGATATCGACATCGTGGTCGAACTTATGGGCGGCCTGGACACGGCCAGGGACCTGATGCTCAAGGCGTTCGCCGCGGGCAAGCACGTGGTCACGGCCAACAAGCACCTGCTGGCCGAGCACGGCCTGGAGCTGTTCGACGCGGCCGCGAAGAGCGGCGTGGGGCTGATGTTCGAGGCCAGCTGCGCAGGCGGCATCCCCATCGTCCAGACCCTCAAGGAGAGCCTGGCGGGCGACGAGGTCGTCAAGATGCTCGGCATCATGAACGGCACGGCCAACTACATCCTGTCCGAGATGACCACCAAGGGCATGGACTTCGAGACCGCCCTGGCCGACGCCCAGGACCTGGGCTACGCCGAGGCCGACCCGACCTTCGACATCGAGGGGTTCGACACCGCCCACAAGCTGTGCGTACTCATCCGCATGGCCTACGGCGCGGACTATCCCCTGTCCGAGATTCCGGTCCAGGGCATCACCAGCGTGACGCCCATGGACATCGATTTCGCCCGCGAGTTCGGCTACCGCATCAAACTGCTGGCCCACGTCATGGACGTGAACGGCCGGCTGGAGGCGGGCGTGCACCCGGCCCTGGTCCCCTACACCTACCTGCTGGCCCGTGTGGGCGGCAACTACAACGCCGTGCGGTTGGAAGGCAACGCGGTGGGGCCGATCATGCTCCACGGCCAGGGCGCGGGCGACCTGCCCACGGGCAGCGCCGTGCTGGCGGACATCATGAACCTGGCCCGCAAGATGGGCCAGGAGTGCTCCCTGTTCGACAACACCGGGTTCAACAACGCGCCCATCAGGCGGGCGGACATCCTGCCCCCGGAGGAGTCGGAGTCCAAGTACTACTTCCGCTTCACCGTGGCCGACCGGACCGGCGTCATGGCCGCCATCACGCGCTCCATGGCCGACCACAACGTGTCCATCGCCCAGGCGGTGCAGAAGGGTGAAGGCGGGGCCGAAGGCATTCCGCTGGTGATCATCACCCACGAGACCTCGGCCAGGAACGCCGACGCGGTCCTCGCCGCCGTGGACGCCATGGACTTCACCGTAGAACCCTGCGTGCGCTTCAGAATCCTCTAG
- a CDS encoding aminotransferase class I/II-fold pyridoxal phosphate-dependent enzyme, protein MSQFARVDRLPPYVFAQVNELKMKLRHAGADIIDLGMGNPDVPTPKFILDKLAEAAYKPGNSKYSASKGIKGLRNAIRDWYYRRYDVSLDRDQEVCVTMGAKEGLAHLALAMLSPGDVVLAPDPAYPIHPYASIIAGADVRRVPIGPGQDFFENLETAIRHTWPKPKLLIINFPHNPTTQVVDLSFFQRIVDFAKENGLYVIHDLAYADFVFDGYEAPSFLQADGAKEVGVEFFSMTKSYSMAGMRVGFCAGNPDMVQALTRIKSYLDYGIYQPIQIAAACALNGDLDACPKFTVDDMDCAVKEIMAVYQDRRDALCEGLNRIGWEVTPPKATMFLWAQIPEEFRNMGSVEFSKMLLQEAEVAVSPGLGFGQYGDDHVRFSFVENRHRTNQAVRNLRKFFAKG, encoded by the coding sequence ATGTCACAGTTTGCGAGAGTCGATCGACTGCCCCCGTACGTTTTCGCCCAGGTCAACGAACTCAAAATGAAGCTGCGTCATGCAGGCGCAGACATCATCGACCTGGGAATGGGCAACCCCGACGTGCCCACCCCGAAGTTCATTCTCGACAAGCTGGCAGAAGCGGCATACAAGCCCGGCAACTCCAAGTATTCGGCATCCAAGGGAATCAAAGGCCTGCGCAACGCCATCCGCGACTGGTACTACCGGCGCTACGACGTGTCGCTCGACCGCGACCAGGAGGTCTGCGTGACCATGGGCGCCAAGGAAGGGTTGGCCCACCTCGCCCTGGCCATGCTCTCCCCCGGCGACGTCGTGCTCGCCCCGGACCCGGCCTACCCCATTCATCCCTACGCCTCGATCATCGCGGGCGCGGACGTGCGCCGCGTGCCCATCGGCCCCGGCCAGGACTTCTTCGAAAACCTGGAGACCGCCATCCGGCACACCTGGCCCAAGCCCAAGCTGCTGATCATCAATTTCCCGCACAACCCGACCACCCAGGTGGTGGACCTCTCCTTCTTCCAGCGCATCGTGGACTTCGCCAAGGAGAACGGCCTCTACGTCATCCACGACCTGGCCTACGCGGACTTCGTGTTCGACGGCTACGAGGCACCGAGCTTCCTCCAGGCCGACGGGGCCAAGGAGGTGGGCGTCGAATTCTTCTCCATGACCAAGAGCTATTCCATGGCGGGCATGCGCGTGGGCTTCTGTGCGGGCAACCCGGACATGGTCCAGGCCCTGACCCGCATCAAGAGCTACCTGGACTACGGCATCTACCAGCCCATCCAGATCGCGGCGGCCTGCGCCCTGAACGGCGACCTGGACGCCTGCCCCAAATTCACCGTGGACGACATGGACTGCGCGGTGAAGGAGATCATGGCCGTGTACCAGGACCGCCGCGACGCGCTGTGCGAGGGACTCAACCGCATCGGCTGGGAGGTCACCCCTCCCAAGGCCACTATGTTCCTGTGGGCGCAGATTCCTGAAGAATTCCGGAACATGGGTTCCGTGGAGTTCTCCAAGATGCTCCTGCAGGAAGCCGAAGTTGCAGTCTCTCCCGGCCTCGGTTTCGGCCAGTACGGCGACGACCACGTCCGTTTCAGCTTCGTGGAAAACCGCCACCGCACGAACCAGGCCGTCCGTAACCTGCGGAAATTTTTCGCAAAGGGGTAA
- a CDS encoding cofactor-independent phosphoglycerate mutase, whose translation MKLLYLIADGMGDWPLDELGGKTTMEAAVTPNMDELARTGMVGLAQTVPEGMAPGSDVANMALLGFDPATYHTGRGPIEAAAQGLELGPDDLVWRLNLVTVSKLTIDGVMRDYSSGHIATEVSRPIVEQLQKKLGNETYAFYPGIQYRHLLVQKDGAQTEDAGLFINPPHDITDKSIKLDLRAFSRSPQLWDLLFEARDLLADRSFNGSRANSIWPWGQGRPLNLPDFKATFGLDGAVISAVDLIKGLGFASKMSVIDVPGATGLLDTNYEGKVDAALKFLEDHDFVFVHLEGPDECGHGGSARDKVEAISRFDARVVGPLREALKDRDAAWIVTCDHFTPIAEKTHTTDPVPFILNGPGAQESGVAEFSEKSAASTGLKLDKGHELLSFALKTFGMGA comes from the coding sequence ATGAAACTTCTCTACCTGATTGCGGACGGCATGGGCGACTGGCCCCTGGACGAACTCGGCGGCAAGACCACCATGGAGGCCGCCGTCACACCGAACATGGACGAGCTGGCCAGGACCGGCATGGTCGGCCTGGCGCAGACCGTGCCCGAGGGCATGGCCCCCGGCTCGGACGTGGCCAACATGGCCCTGCTCGGCTTCGACCCGGCCACCTACCACACCGGGCGCGGCCCCATCGAGGCCGCGGCCCAGGGGCTCGAACTCGGCCCGGACGACCTGGTCTGGCGGCTCAATCTGGTGACCGTCTCCAAGCTGACCATCGACGGGGTCATGCGCGACTACTCCTCCGGCCACATCGCCACCGAGGTCTCCCGGCCCATCGTGGAGCAGCTCCAGAAGAAGCTCGGCAACGAGACCTACGCCTTTTATCCCGGCATCCAGTACCGCCACCTGCTGGTCCAGAAGGACGGCGCGCAGACCGAGGACGCTGGCCTGTTCATCAATCCGCCCCACGACATCACGGACAAGTCCATCAAGCTCGACCTGCGCGCCTTTTCCCGCTCGCCGCAGCTCTGGGACCTGCTCTTCGAGGCGCGCGACCTTTTGGCCGACCGCTCCTTCAACGGCTCCAGGGCCAACTCCATCTGGCCGTGGGGCCAGGGCCGCCCGCTCAACCTGCCCGATTTCAAGGCGACCTTCGGCCTGGACGGCGCGGTCATCTCCGCCGTGGACCTGATCAAGGGGCTGGGCTTCGCCTCGAAGATGTCGGTCATCGACGTGCCCGGCGCCACCGGCCTGCTGGACACCAACTACGAGGGCAAGGTGGACGCGGCCCTGAAATTCCTGGAGGACCACGACTTCGTCTTCGTCCACCTGGAAGGCCCGGACGAGTGCGGCCACGGCGGCTCGGCCCGGGACAAGGTCGAGGCCATCAGCCGGTTCGACGCCCGCGTGGTCGGCCCCCTGCGCGAGGCGCTCAAGGACCGGGACGCGGCCTGGATCGTGACCTGCGACCACTTCACGCCCATCGCCGAAAAGACCCACACCACGGACCCGGTGCCGTTCATCCTGAACGGACCCGGCGCACAGGAGTCCGGCGTGGCCGAGTTCAGCGAAAAGAGCGCGGCATCCACCGGATTGAAGCTGGACAAGGGACACGAACTGCTCTCCTTCGCGCTCAAGACCTTCGGGATGGGTGCGTGA